A region of the Elusimicrobiota bacterium genome:
CACGATCAAGCCCGGGCAGTCCTTCTCGCTCTCACGCATCCGCAAGAGCCGGGAACGCATCATGAACCTGGGCTTCATCGACGACGTGGACGTGGACATCCAGCCCACCCCGGACCCGAACAAGGTTGACCTCGCCTTCGACGTCACGGAGGGCAAGCCCGGCATGCTGACCGCCGGCGCGGCCTACTCCTCCATCGACGGGCTCATCGGGACGCTCTCCCTGCAGCACATGAACCTCTTCGGCCGGGCTCAGCGCGCCTCCTTGCAGTGGTCGTTCGGCAAGCGAGTCCAGGACTATTCGGCCAGCTGGATGACGCCCTGGGTCAAGGACAAACCCATCAGCCTCGGCCTCGACGCATTCAACACCCGCCGCATCAGCCCCTACTCCACGAGCCTCTCCGCCTATATCCAGAGGCGGACCGGCGGCACCATCAGGCTGGGGCCGCGCTTCCAGGAAGACAAGTACCACCTGAACCTGACCTACACCCTATCCAAGGTCTCCATAGAGAACGTGGAGAGCGCCTTCCTGGGCACGCTCAGCCCCGGCACCAGCATCTACTCCTCCCTGACCGCCGAGCTCGCCCGGGACACGCGCGACAACATCTGGGATCCCACGCACGGCACGCGGCACGCCATCGGCGTGGCTCTCACGGGCGGACCGCTCATGGGGGATGTGCACTTCCTCAAGCCGTGGCTGACCGACGCGGCCTACTGGACCCCCTTCACGGTGGGCGACGAGGATTGGCCGATCGTGCTGGGCGCCTCGAACCGCGCTTCCTACGTCAGCCAGTTCGGGGAGACCAAGGAAGTCCCGGTCTTCGAGCGCTTCTTCATCGGCGGGCAGGACACCTTGCGCGGCTACAACGCGACGGGCGAGGCGGGCTTCCCCACCGGGGGCAAGGTCTACGACATCTTCAACATCGAGCTGGGAGTTCCCCTGGCCCGCGAGCACAAGAAGAGCATCGTCAAGCTCGTGGGCTTCTTCGACATGGGCGGCTCCTGGGACCGCATCCGGGACATCAGCGCGCGCATCGGCCCGGACCTGCGCGACCTCAAGACCGACGCCGGCATCGGGATCCGCTTCGTCACTCCGGCCTTCCCCATCCGCCTGGACTGGGGCTATGGCTTCAATCACCGTCCGGGCGAAAGACTCTACCAGATCAACTTCGGAATGGGGAACCTCTTCTGATGAAAACACGATTGCTGGCCGCTGCCGTGCTCCTGGGCCTGTCCTGGCCCGTCCGGGTGGGAGCCATCGAACTCTCGCTGGAGGAGAACAAGGCCGAGCGCGGCAACATCGGCTACGTGGACACCCAGCGGATCTTCAAGCTCTTCCCCGAGACCCTAAAAGCCAAGGAGAACTTCGAGGAGGCCGTGCGCCAGGCCGAGGACCAGGTCAACCTGCGCAAAGCCGAGGCCCTGCGCCTGCGCAAGGAGCTCGACGCCCTCAAGGTCGAGCGCGAGGTCCTGGCGAGATCCACGCCCATGGCCCCCGCGGCGCCCCCGCCCGTCTCCACCCACGCGGCGGCCGCCGTCCCGGCCGTCATCTCCGCCGCCGCAGCCGCCATGCCGGTCGTCGCTTCCACGGCCGCAGCCGCCGTCCCTATCGTCAAGTCCACCGCGGCGGCCGCCGCCCCGATCGTGCTGTCCACCGCCGCCGCAGCCCAGCCCCTGATCATCAATCTTCCCGGCGCCACCACCGGACCGGTGGTGGTCGCGCCGCCGGCCGGGCCCCCGGCTGCTCCGGCGCCGACGATCACGACCGCCGCAGTCTTGCCCGTTGCCCCGCTTGCCGCCGCTCCGCTCGTGTCAACGGCCGCCGCGCTGGCCGCGCTCGATGAGAAGATCGCGCAGAAGACGCGCGAGTTCGAGCGCAAGCAAGCCCAGGCCCGGGACGAGCAGGAATCCGCCGAGAAGAACCTTTTGGACCTGGAAAGCCGAAAATCCGAGATCCTGCTGGGCAAGATCTACAAGGCCGTGCAGGAAGTCGCCCGCCGGGAGGGTGTCAGCGTCGTCGTGGACAAGACCGGCATCCTCTACGGCCACAATGCCGTTGACCTGACGGAGAAGGTCCTCAAGTACCTCAAGGGAGGCTAGGTGGGAATCAACGAAGCGACGACCCTCACGTTGGGACAGACCGCAGCCGAGATCGCCGAGCTCGTGGGCGGCGAGCTCCAAGGCGAGGCCGGCCTCATGATCACCGGGATCAAAGGCCTTCATGAGGCCGGGCCGCAGGACCTCTCTTATCTGGACTTGGCCCACGCGAAGTACCTGGCCGCCGCGGCCGCGACCAAGGCCGGGTGCGTGCTCCTGCCCGCCGCGAACCGTCAGATCGCCTGTCCCACCCAGGCCCGGATCTACGTCCCGGACACCCAGTACGCGGTCACTTTGGTCCTGGACCTCCTCGCCTCCCGCAGGTCCAAAGCCCCGGTCGGCATAGACCCGAGGGCGCAAGTCCACTCCGAGGCCCGTCTCGGCGCCGGCGTCTCGGTGGGCCCCTTCACCGTCATCGAGCGCGGGGCCGGCATCGGCGACGGGGCCGTCATCGCCGCCCAGTGCTACATCGGGGAGAACGCCCGGATCGGGAGCTCCTCCCGCCTCTACCCTCAGGTCACGGTGCGGGAAGACTGCGTCATCGGAGACCGCTGCATCCTCCATGCCGGCGTGGTCGTCGGGGCCGACGGCTACGGCTTCCACACCGACCGCAAGACCGGCCGGCACCGCAAGATCCAGCAGTTGGGCAACGTGGTGGTCCAGGACGACGTGGAGATCGGCGCCAACACCACGCTGGACCGCGGCAAGCTTCCCAGCGACTCCACCACGATCGGGGCCGGCACCAAGATCGATAATCTTGTGCAGATCGGCCACAACTGCAGGATCGGCCGGGGTTGCCTCATCGTGGCCCAGGTCGGCATCGCAGGCTCCACGACGATCGGCGACTTCGTCGTCCTGGGGGGACAGGTCGGCATCGCAGGCCACCTGCGCATCGGCGACGGCGTCCAGATCGGCGCCCAGAGCGGCATCATGACGGACGTGGCGCCAGGGCAGATCCTCTTCGGCTATCCGGCCCGGCCGCACCGGGAGGCCTTCAAGCTCCAGGCCCTCTACGCCAAGCTCCCCGAGATGCACGCGGCCCTGCGCGAACTGCGCCGCAAGCTCGGAATCGGGACGGATGGTCCCGCTCAAAAACCGGAGGCATGACATGACCCTGAACCCCAGACAGACGACGCTCAGAGAAGAGACGACCCTCAAAGGCGTCGGCCTGCACACCGGCAACCGCTCTCAGATCACCTTCCGCCCGGCTCCGGCCAACGCCGGATTGCGGTTCTTCCGGACCGACCTGCCCGGCATGCCCATGATCCCCGCGCGCCTCGAATTCGTGATCACCACGGTGCGGGGCACGAACCTGGGCCTGGGCGAGGCGAAAGTGCACACGGTCGAGCACGTCCTCTCCGCCTGCACGGGCGTGGGCCTGGACAACGCCGACATCCTGGTCTCGGCCAACGAGCCCCCCATCCTCGACGGCTCCGCGCTGCCCTTCGTCCAGGCGCTGCGCAAGGCCGGGCTCGCGGACCTCGCCGCGCCCCGGCGCGGGCAGCGCATCCCGGGAGAGGTCGTCTACGCCGACGGCGCCGCCCGCTACCGCGCCGTGCCGGCGCCGGACTTCGCCATCACCGCCACGCTCATCCACGACCATCCCCTGATGCCCCGGATGACCCAGACCATCCGTCTCGACGCGCAGACCTACCTCTCCGAGGTGGCCCCGGCCCGGACCTTCTGCTTCGAGCACGAGGTGGCCTTCCTGCGCTCCCAGGGACTGGCCCAGGGCGGGTCCCTGGACAACGCCATCGTCATCGGCAAGGACAAGTTCCACACCAACGGCGAGGGCCTGCGCTTCCCCGACGAGTTCGTCCGCCACAAGATGCTGGACCTCGTCGGAGACCTCACCCTCATCGGACGGCCGCTGTTCAAGATGCACATCGAGGCGCAGTGCCTGGGACACGCGCACAACGTGGAGTTCGCCAAGCGCCTCGCCGCCGCCGCCGCTTCCCTGCGGCGCAAATCCGTGTCCGTGGAGGCCTGAATGCACGAAGAGAGGACCGAACCGAAGGACCTGCCCCCCATCGTCAAGACGATGGACATCAAGGCCATCCGCAAGGCCATCCCCCACCGCTACCCCTTCCTGCTCGTCGACAAGGTCGAGCTCCTGGAGGGCGGCAAACTGGTCATCGGGACCAAGTGCGTCAGCGGCAACGAGCCCTTCTTCGCGGGGCATTTTCCCGAGCACCCGGTCATGCCGGGAGTCCTCATCATGGAGGCCATGGCCCAGACCGCCGCGGCCATGGTCCTCTCCCGGCCGGATTTCGCCGGCAGGCTCGCCTATTTCATGGGCATCGACGAGGCCAAGTTCCGCCTGCCCGTATTCCCCGGCAGCGTGCTGAGGATGCACCTGGAGGCCCAGCGCATGGGGCGCATCGGCAAGTTCCGCGGCGACGCCTACGTGGACGGCAAGCTCGCGGCCGAAGCCACGCTGACCTTCGCCGTGGTCGACAAGGAGGCCTGATGAGCATCCATGCGACGGCTGTCGTACACCCCACCGCCAAGCTCGATCCGAGCGTCGAGGTGGGCCCCCACGCCGTCATCGGTCCCGAGACCGTGATCGGGCCGGGTTGCCTCATCGGCCCGCACTGCGTCGTGGAGTACGCGACCTTGGGCCGCGAGAACCGCCTGGTGGCCTCCTGCTTCGTGGGCGGCCCGCCGCAGGACCTCCATTACAAGGGCGAGCCCACGCGCCTGGTCATGGGCGACCGCAACATCGTGCGCGAAGGCGTGACCTTGAACCGCGGCACGACGGCCACCAACGAGACGCGCATCGGCTCCGGCTGCCTGTTCATGGCCCTCTCGCACGTGGCGCATGACTGCCGGGTCGGCAACAACGTCATCATGGCCAACGCCACCGGCCTGGCCGGCCACGTGCAGATCGCCGACGGCGCCATCCTCTCGACGATGATCGGGGTCCACCAATTCACGCGCATCGGCCGCCTGGTCATGGTCAGCGCGGGCTCCATGATCGGCAAGGACATCCCGCCCTTCTGCGTGGCCCAAGGCGACCGGGCTCATCTGCGCGGACTCAACATCATCGGCTTGCGGCGGGCGGGCTTCACCCCCGCCGTCATCCGGGCGCTGAAGAACGCCTACGTCGACCTGTTCCAGCCCGGCCTGCGCCTGGAGGAGGCCGCGGCGAAGCTGCGCGCCTCCAACCCCGGCCCCGAAGTCACGGAATTCCTGGACTTCATCTCCCAGGGCAAACGCGGCATCACGCGGCCCAAGGCGGGCGCGGTCGAAGAAGAGGAGGCCGCGGTCTGAGCGACCCCATCGGCCTGCTCGCCGGCTCCGGACGCTTCCCCCTGCTCTTCGCGGCCGAGGCGCGCCGGATGAGCGTCCCGGTGGTGGCCTTGGGCATCAAAGACGTCACCGACCCGGCCCTGGAGGGCCTGGCCGGCAAGGTCCAGTACTTCCCTTTGGGGCAGCTCTCCAAGCCCATCGCGGCCCTGAAGGCGGCGGGCGTACGGCGGGCGGTCATGGTGGGCAAGGTCCAGCACGTCTCGCTCTTCGGCGGGGTGATGCCCGACCTGCGCGCGATCAAGGTCCTGGCCTCCCTGAAGGACAAACGCACGGACACCATCCTGCGGGCCGTGGCCGACGAGTTCGCCAAGGACGGCATCGAGCTGCTCTCGTCGGCCACGTTCCTCTCGCACCTGCTGGTCCCGCAGGGGCCGCTGACCCGGCGCCGGCCCACGGCCGCGGAACTGGCCGACTTCCGCCTGGGCTGGTCGGCGGCCAAGGCCGTGGCCGGCTTCGACATCGGCCAGACCGTCGTGGTCAAGGACGGGGCGGTCATCGCGGTGGAAGCCATGGAAGGGACCGATGCCGCCATCCTCAGAGCGCGGGACTTGGCGCGCTCCCAAGGCCGGGAGACCGCGCTCACCGTGGTCAAGGTGGCCAAGCCCAGGCAGGACCTGCGCTTCGATATCCCGGTCCTGGGGCTCGACTCGCTTGCGATATTCGCCGAAGCCGGAGTCTCGGCCGTGGCTGTGGAGGCCGGGACCACGCTCATCTTCGACAAGGACGAGTTCCTCCGCCGTGCCGACGGCCAGAAGCTGGCTGTCGTCGGCCTGCCCGCCGGAGGCCCTGAGGGGGCGATATGACCCACGATTCCCGCATCAAGATCGGAGTCCTCGGCGCCGGCAAGATCGGCACGCTGCACGCCAAGGTCCTGACCAAGACCCCGGATTTCGAGCTGGTCGGCGTCTGCGACACCAACCTCTGGCGCGCGCAGCTCGCGGCCTGGCAATGCAACACGGTGGCGGTGCGCGACTACCGCGACGTCATCGCCAAGTCCGACGCGGTGATTGTCGGCGTGCCCACACCCCTGCACCACGAGGTGGGGCTGGCCGCCATCCGGGCGGGCAAGCACGTCCTCATCGAGAAGCCCCTGGCCTCCTCCGTGGATGAGGCCAAGGAGCTGCTGGCCGAGGCCGAGGCTCACAACGTGGTGCTCATGGTCGGGCACGTGGAGCGCTTCAACCCGGTGGTCCTGGAGGCGCTCAAGCACATCCGCAACCCGCGCTTCATCACGGTCGAGCGCCTGGGGCCCTACGACCCCCGCATGAGCCACATCGGCGTGGTCCTCGACCTCATGATCCACGACCTCGACATCCTCCTGACGCTGGTCGGCTCCCCGGTGGACTCCCTGGAAGCCGTGGGCGCGCACCTGCTCAGCCAGAAGGAGGACATCGCCAACGTGCGCGTGCGCTTCAAGTCCGGCTGCATCGCGGACCTGACGGCCAGCCGCATCTCGCTCGACAAGAGCCGCAAGCTGCGGGTGTTCCAGAAGGACTCCTACATCTCCGTGGACTACGGCAATACCACGATCAAGATCGCCAGGAAGAAGTCCGCCGTCATCAAAAGCCTCAAAGACATCGAGGTGATCCGGCCCAAGTTCGTCAAGACCGAGCCGCTGCGCAACGAGCACCTGCATTTCCTCGACTGCATCCGCCACCATCGCAAGCCTTGGCCCAGCGGCGAGCACGGCATCGAGGCCCTCAAGCTCGCCTTGCAGATCTCCGAGGAACTGCAGCGCTACGAGGTCTCCGACTATGCCGAGACGCGGTCCCTGGTCCCGCCCTGGGCCCAGGACCTCGGCCGCATCGCCAAGAGCGTGAGCAAGGACATCCTGCGCGGCGACTGATGGACAGGCCCCTCATCCTCATCGTCGCCGGCGACCCTTCCGGTGACCTGCACGGCGCCGCCCTGGCGCGGGAACTCAAGTCCGGCGGCGCCCGCGTGGCCGCGGTGGGGGGCCCGCTCCTGCGCCGGGAAGCCGACGAGTTCCTGGAGGACCTGGCCTCGCACGCCATCACGGGATTCTGGGAGCCGGTGGCCAAGGTGGGGTTTTTATTGCGGCTGGGCCTGCGCCTGAAGCGCTATCTCATCGCCTGCCGGCCCGCGGCTTTGGTCTGCATAGACTATTACGGCTTCAACCGCCGCGTCCTGGGACTGGCCAAGGCCGCGGGAGTGCCGGCCTACTACTTCATCAGCCCGCAGGTCTGGGCCAGTCGAGCCGGGCGGATAAACACCCTGAAGCGGCTCGTGCGCCGCATGCTGGTCATCTTCCCTTTCGAAGCCAAGCTCTACAGCGCGGCCGGGGTCCCCTGCACCTTCGTAGGCCACCCGCTCCTGGACCTCATCCCGGCCCCCGCCGACCGGCCTGCCCTCAAGCCGCCCTTCACGATCGGCCTTCTGCCGGGCAGCCGGTCCACCGAGGTGCGCCGCCACCTGCCGGTCTTCCTGGAGGCCTTCCAGCGGCTCCGGCAGATCTTCCCGGGCTCCCAGGCCGTGATCTTCGCATCCCCCCATCTGCCGGATTCGGCCTACGCTCCCGCAGCGGGCTTGGCCGAGCTCGTGCGCGAAGAAGGCTACACCCGGCGCGCCGCTCTGGACCTGGCCATGTCCTCCTCGGGCACGGCCACATTGGAGAACGCCCTCCTGGGCGTGCCCATGGTGGTGGTCTACAAGATGTCCTGGCCCACCTACGCCGTGGCCCGGAGCATCATCCAGGTCAAGTACATCGCCATGGCCAACCTGCTGGCCGGCCGGGGCTTGGTGCCGGAGCTCATCCAGGCCGACGCCACGCCGCAGAAGGTGGCCGATGCCGCCCGGGCGCTGCTCGGCGAGCCCGGTCGCTACGCGCGGCTGCGCCAGGACCTGCTGTCCCTGCGCGGGGTCCTGGGTGAGCCGGGCGCGGCCCGGCGCGCCGCGGGCGAGGTGCTCGCCGGCCTGGGCGCCAAGGCGGTCCGCGCATGAACGTCCCGGCGCGCTTCGGGCCCTACCTGCGGCCGCACCGGAGGCGCTTCGCCTGGGCCGTGGCCGCCATGTGCGCGGTGGCCGCCTTCAATGGCGGGGCGGTGCTCCTGCTCAAGCCCATCGTGGACCGCATCTTCATCGCCCGCGACCTGCGCATGCTCTGGCTGGCGGTCCTGGCCGTGCCGCTCCTGATGGCCGGCAAGACCGCGGTCTCCTACGTCCAGAACTACCTCATGAGCTGGATCGGGCAGAGCGTGACCCAGAGCATCCGGGAGGACCTGTTCCGCAACCTGCTGCTGTCCCCGCCGCGCTTGGCGGGCAGCCGCAAGGGAGCGGAGGTGCTTTCGCGCGTGACCAACGACCTGGCCATCATGCAGACCGAACTGGTTTCCGTGCCGCTCTACCTGATCCGAGACTCCATGACCTTGGTGTTCCTGTCCATATCCCTGCTCTATCTGGATTGGCGGCTCGCTCTGCTGGCCCTGGCCGGGACCCCGGCCACGGTCGTGGCCTTCGTGATCCTGAGCCGCAAGATGCGGCGCTACAGCCTGCAGAGCCAGGCCGTGATGGAGCGACTCACGGACCGCTTCGAGGCGAGCCTCAGCGGTGCCTCGACCTTGGACGAGTTCCAAAAAGAGAACGCGGTCTTCTTTTCGCTCATGATGCGCTACCTGCGCGCCACCGCCCTGGCCGCCCCGCTCATGGAGCTCTGCGGTTCGTTGGCCGTGGCCGCGCTCCTCTACTTCGGCGGCCGCGAGGTCATCAACGGCCAGATGACGCCCGGCGCCTTCTTCGCCTTCCTGGGCGCTTTCCTCTCGGCCTACGCGCCGATCAAGAACCTCGCGCGCACGAATTCCGACCTGCAGCGGGCCCTGGCCTCGGGGGAACGCATCTTCGAGCTGCTCGACCGGGCCCCGGCCGCCGCCGTGGAGGCTCGATGACCCCCTTGGGCAAGGAGCAGCTCATCGCCCAGTTCGCGGCCTATGCCCAGCACGTGGACACGGCGATCCTCGGCAAGGCCTACGATTTCTCGGTCCGGGCCCACGCGGACCAGGAGCGGGCCTCCGGCGAGGTCTACTTCGTGCACTGCCAGTCCGTGGCGACGTCCTTGGTGGAATGGAAGATGGACCTGCCCACCATCTGCGCCGGCCTGCTGCACGACACCTTGGAAGACACCCCGGTCACCCAGGAGGCCATGCAAGCGGAGTTCGGCGAAGAGATCACGCGCCTGGTCCTGGGCGTGACCAAGCTCGAACGCCTGCAGTACTCCTCCCGGGACGACGTGCAGGCCGAGAACTGGCGCAAGATGCTCCTGGCCACGGCGCAGGACATCCGCGTCATCGTCATCAAGCTGGCCGACCGCCTGCACAACATGCGCACGCTGGGCTACCTCCCCGAAGACAAGCGGCAGCGCATCGCCCACGAGACCGTCGCCCTTTACGCGCCCCTGGCGCATCGGCTGGGGATGTTCCAGCTCAAGGGCGAGCTGGAGGACCTGGGCTTCAAGCATCTCTGGCCCAAGGAGTTCGCGGACCTGGAGGCCAAGGTCAACGCGATGATGACGGCCCGGGAAGCGACGCTGAAGAAATTCAAGGAATCGCTGGAGAAGGCCTTGGCGGACACGCAGATCGCCCACCGCATCCTCTCGCGCTCCAAGAGCCTCTATTCGATCTACGGGAAGATGCAGCGCCAGAAGAAGCCTTTCGAGGAGATCCAGGACGCGCTGGGGGTGCGCATCATCACGGACACGATCTCCAACTGCTACGCGCTCCTGGGCGTCGTGCACACCCAGTTCAAGCCCGTGGCCGGGAGCTTCACGGACTACATCTCCATCCCCAAGATGAACCTCTACCAGAGCCTGCACACCACCGTGATGGGGCCCGGCGGGGAGCTGGTGGAGATCCAGCTCCGCACGGAGGAGATGCACCGCACCGCGGAGTACGGCATCGCGGCGCACTGGCGCTACAAGACGGCCGAGCACGCCAAGGACGCGCACCTGGAGGAGAAGCTCAACTGGCTGCGGCAATGGATCGAGTGGCTGCAGGACTTGAAGAGCCCCCGCGAGTTCCTCGACAGCCTGAAGACCGACCTGGAGCTCAACCAGGTCTTCGTCTTCACTCCCGCCGGGGAGGTCAAGCCCCTGCCCGCGGGCTCCACCCCGCTGGATTTCGCCTTCGCCGTGCACACGGACATCGGCTACTCCTGCGTGGGAGCCCATGTCAACAACAAGATGGTGCGGCTGGACTACCAGCTCAAATCCGGCGACATCTGCAAGATCATCACCAAGCGGGGCTCTCTGCCCAAGAAGGACTGGCTGATGTTCGTGAAGACCGCCCGGGCGCGCTCCAAGATCCGGCATTTCCTGCGCGAAAAAGGCATCGTCGCCTGACGGTCCTCCCCGTTGTGGGGTGCGCCGAAAATTTGCAGGTAGCCGCCAGACCGGGCGCCCGGGATTGCGCGCCCGGCAATCTCCCGTGAGGGTCCCTCCCTTGGTCCGTTGCTTTTCTGCAACGTCCCTCCCCAACGCGGCGATATAGGGCAGCTATCCCGAACCGTGTTGCTTGGGAGCAACGGACCAAGGGAGGCAAGGCTCGGCGGGTGGGAACTTTTTCGGGGTCATCTCGTAAGATAGTTATGGATTCCCAAAGGACGGTGCGTCGCATGGCGACATTGCTCAAAGAGCTGCGGCTGGACCGCGGAATCTCCCAGCGGCAGCTTGCCGATCATGCCGGCGTCAACGCTTCGGTCGTCCATCGGGCCGAGCGGGGCGAAGACGCCAAGCTCTCGACCTGGGGCAAGCTCTTTGAGGGGCTGGGCTATCGCCTCCGGATCGACGCAACGGAGCTTGCCGAGGAAGTCGGCGAGCTTCTTGCCGAGGAGCGCGACCGCAGGCGGGAAAGGCGCTCGCAAGGTCTTTGCGCGGGCAAGCGTCGTTTCTATTGACCGCATGACGAGGGTGTAAGGCCGGCTGCCTACAAATTTTCGGCGCACCCCCGTTGTGCCCCGTCTCGGATTTTTGTAATATTTACGAATGCCTCAGAAATCCTACATGCAAAGTCCCATAACCGCGCCCAACGAGAGGCGCCGGCACCTCATCGACGCCAAGGGCCAGGTCCTGGGCCGCATGGCGACGCGCGCGGCCACCTTGCTGCGCGGCAAACACAAGCCGACCTACACCGCCTTCGTGGACTGCGGCGACTACGTCGTCATCACCAACGCCGCGCTCATACGCCTGACCGGCAACAAGCTGGATCAGA
Encoded here:
- the rplM gene encoding 50S ribosomal protein L13, which codes for MPQKSYMQSPITAPNERRRHLIDAKGQVLGRMATRAATLLRGKHKPTYTAFVDCGDYVVITNAALIRLTGNKLDQKFYFSHSGYAGGAKTTPLRRQMERDPRKVIYLAVKRMIHANRLRSRQLARLKIFPGEQPKGAQRPVKAS